One Robbsia sp. KACC 23696 DNA segment encodes these proteins:
- a CDS encoding PsiF family protein has product MAALGLSLAFGLASTAPAAFAQNSQQNKMTSCNKQASDGAMKGDQRKAFMKSCLSSKSPAAPKQTQQDKMKSCNASATGKTGDARKAYMKDCLSAH; this is encoded by the coding sequence ATGGCGGCATTGGGCCTGAGCTTGGCGTTCGGCCTGGCCAGTACCGCGCCGGCGGCCTTTGCGCAGAATTCGCAACAGAACAAGATGACGTCGTGTAACAAGCAAGCGTCGGACGGCGCCATGAAAGGCGATCAACGCAAGGCGTTCATGAAAAGCTGCCTGTCGTCGAAGTCGCCCGCAGCACCGAAGCAGACGCAGCAGGACAAGATGAAAAGCTGCAACGCCAGTGCCACGGGCAAGACCGGCGATGCCCGCAAAGCCTATATGAAGGATTGCCTGAGCGCGCACTAA
- a CDS encoding glycosyltransferase, whose protein sequence is MTVATIVPALLAGVTLVIWAVLRYGRGGFWQVTLPRNSRDLPADQDWPAVVAIVPARNEADVIGEAVTSLLKQDYPGTLRVVLIDDHSDDGTADVARAAAAALGEEAVARLQIVGARDLPRGWSGKVWAQSEGIAASHAFAPGAEWVWLTDADIAHPAHGLRDLVVRGEQGKRDMVSLMVRLRCHSFPERMLIPAFVFFFAKLYPFRWIADDARATAGAAGGCILLRHSALARIGGMAAIKGALIDDCALAAAVKRSGGAVRLDLADAARSIRPYDGWNDIWNMIARTAYTQLHYSPWMLAGATLGMVLTYIAPPVLAIAGLSQGQPWGFAALAAWLMMVRCYGPMLRYYKQSEIWAIALPLVACFYMAATLDSGRRHMLGRGGHWKGRAQSSNVTD, encoded by the coding sequence ATGACGGTGGCAACGATAGTGCCCGCATTGCTGGCGGGTGTGACGCTGGTGATCTGGGCCGTGCTGCGCTACGGGCGCGGCGGATTTTGGCAGGTCACGCTGCCGCGAAATAGCCGCGATCTGCCGGCCGACCAGGACTGGCCCGCTGTCGTGGCGATTGTCCCGGCACGCAATGAGGCGGACGTGATCGGCGAAGCGGTGACGTCGCTGTTGAAACAGGACTACCCGGGCACGCTGCGTGTCGTATTGATCGACGATCATAGCGACGACGGCACCGCCGACGTCGCCCGTGCCGCCGCGGCCGCGCTGGGTGAAGAGGCGGTCGCGCGCTTGCAGATCGTGGGCGCCAGAGATCTGCCGCGTGGTTGGAGCGGCAAGGTGTGGGCGCAGTCCGAAGGCATTGCGGCGTCTCACGCTTTCGCGCCCGGTGCCGAATGGGTCTGGCTGACCGATGCCGACATCGCGCATCCGGCGCATGGCCTGCGCGACTTGGTCGTGCGCGGCGAACAGGGCAAGCGCGACATGGTCTCGCTGATGGTACGGTTGCGATGCCACTCCTTCCCGGAGCGGATGCTGATCCCGGCCTTTGTCTTCTTTTTCGCCAAGCTCTATCCGTTCCGCTGGATTGCCGACGACGCCCGCGCGACGGCCGGCGCGGCGGGCGGCTGTATCCTGCTGCGCCATAGTGCATTGGCGCGAATCGGCGGCATGGCGGCGATCAAGGGCGCGCTGATCGACGATTGCGCGCTCGCCGCCGCGGTCAAGCGTTCGGGCGGCGCTGTCCGATTGGACCTGGCGGACGCGGCACGCTCGATCCGGCCGTATGACGGCTGGAACGACATCTGGAATATGATCGCGCGGACGGCCTACACCCAGTTGCACTATTCTCCCTGGATGCTGGCTGGCGCGACGCTGGGCATGGTGCTGACCTATATCGCGCCGCCGGTGCTGGCGATCGCCGGTCTGTCGCAGGGGCAGCCCTGGGGATTTGCCGCGCTGGCAGCTTGGCTGATGATGGTGCGCTGCTATGGACCGATGCTGCGGTACTACAAGCAATCGGAGATCTGGGCGATCGCATTGCCCCTGGTCGCTTGCTTCTATATGGCGGCCACCTTGGATTCGGGGCGGCGTCATATGCTGGGCCGCGGCGGTCACTGGAAGGGCCGCGCGCAGTCGAGCAATGTGACGGACTGA